In one window of Camelina sativa cultivar DH55 chromosome 15, Cs, whole genome shotgun sequence DNA:
- the LOC104746981 gene encoding fe-S cluster assembly factor HCF101, chloroplastic isoform X2 has translation MYVKAPPLVYLLHPPQSLGDHPSFVFQSRRRRSNCCITTLLLSHKLFLHSQSSTRTRILKRVSQNLSVTKAVSAQASSSSTGESVAKTLERDVLKALSQIIDPDFGTDIVSCGFVKDLGIDEALGEVSFRLELTTPACPVKDMFENRANEVVAALPWVKKVNVTMSAQPAKPIFAGQLPFGLSRISNIIAVSSCKGGVGKSTVAVNLAYTLAGMGARVGIFDADVYGPSLPTMVNPESRILEMNPETKTIIPTEYIGVKLVSFGFAGQGRAIMRGPMVSGVINQLLTTAEWGELDYLVIDMPPGTGDIQLTLCQVAPLTAAVIVTTPQKLAFIDVAKGVRMFSKLKVPCVAVVENMSHFDADGKRYYPFGKGSGSEVVKQFGIPHLFELPIRPTLSASGDSGTPEVVSDPLSDVARTFQDLGVCVVQQCAKIRQQVSTAVTYDKYLKAIRVKVPNSDEEFLLHPATVRRNDRSAQSVDEWTGEQKVQFGDVAEDIEPEDIRPMGNYAVSITWPDGFSQIAPYDQLETIERLVDVPPLSPVEV, from the exons ATGTATGTAAAAGCTCCTCCTCTAGTTTATCTTCTGCATCCTCCTCAGTCGTTGGGAGATCATCCTTCTTTCGTGTTTCagtccagaagaagaagaagcaattgtTGCATTACAACATTGCTACTTTCTCACAAGTTGTTTCTCCATTCTCAGTCTTCTACCAGGACAAGAATTCTCAAACGGGTCTCTCAGAATCTCTCCGTAACTAAAGCTGTTTCCGCTCAGG ctagtagtagtagtactggTGAGAGTGTTGCCAAAACATTAGAAAGAGATGTGTTGAAGGCCCTGTCTCAGATCATTGATCCTGATTTTGGGACAGATATTGTTTCTTGTGGTTTTGTGAAAGATTTGGGGATTGATGAAGCTTTGGGAGAG GTTTCGTTCCGTTTGGAGCTCACAACACCGGCATGTCCAGTCAAGGACATG TTTGAGAACAGGGCAAATGAGGTAGTTGCAGCACTTCCATGGGTGAAGAAGGTCAATGTGACAATGTCAGCACAACCAGCCAAACCCATATTTGCAGGGCAGCTTCCCTTTGGTTTATCAAGAATTTCAAACATTATCGCTGTTTCAAGTTGCAAG GGTGGTGTTGGAAAATCAACAGTAGCGGTAAATCTTGCTTATACATTAGCTGGTATGGGTGCTAGAGTTGGCATCTTTGATGCTGATGTCTATGGTCCAAGTCTACCAACCATGGTCAATCCTGAGAGCCGTATACTGGAAATG AACCCAGAGACGAAGACCATCATTCCAACAGAATACATAGGGGTAAAGCTAGTCTCATTTGGATTTGCAGGACAAGGGCGTGCCATAATGAGAGGTCCTATGGTGTCTGGTGTTATTAACCAACTCCTTACAACAGCTGAATG GGGAGAGCTGGATTATCTTGTTATCGACATGCCTCCTGGAACTGGTGATATACAACTGACCTTATGCCAG GTTGCGCCATTGACAGCAGCGGTAATTGTAACCACCCCTCAAAAGTTGGCGTTTATTGATGTTGCGAAAGGTGTACGAATGTTCTCAAAACTgaag GTGCCTTGCGTTGCTGTTGTGGAGAATATGAGCCACTTTGACGCTGATGGGAAACGTTATTACCCTTTTGGGAAAGGTTCAGGTTCTGAG GTTGTTAAGCAATTTGGCATACCTCACCTCTTTGAGCTGCCCATTAGACCAACG TTATCTGCTTCAGGGGATAGCGGTACTCCTGAAGTAGTGTCGGATCCTCTAAGTGACGTTGCCAGAACGTTCCAAGATCTTGGTGTATGTGTAGTGCAACAATGCGCCAAGATACGCCAGCAAG TATCAACGGCTGTGACATACGACAAATACCTCAAGGCAATTAGAGTGAAGGTACCAAATTCAGACGAAGAGTTCTTACTCCACCCTGCAACTGTCAGAAGAAATGATCGATCTGCTCAAAGCGTG GATGAATGGACTGGAGAGCAAAAAGTTCAATTTGGGGATGTAGCAGAAGATATTGAACCTGAGGACATACGACCAATGGGAAATTACGCTGTCTCAATAACCTGGCCCGACGGGTTTAGCCAg ATTGCTCCATATGATCAGCTTGAAACAATTGAACGGCTAGTAGATGTTCCTCCATTATCTCCAGTCGAAGTCTGA
- the LOC104746984 gene encoding uncharacterized protein LOC104746984 — MGKLQKIGRVWDCLFLPTNQCSCFCLNTLGDDEEEEFEKKPLIDSSTEKSGKVMRLKDVVAADHRQTLAFHLKPKIVELKVSMHCYGCAKKVEKHISKLDGVTWYKVELESKKVVVKGNILPVDVLESICKVKNAQLWPSS, encoded by the exons ATGGGGAAGCTCCAGAAGATTGGGAGAGTATGGGATTGTCTTTTCCTTCCGACAAATCAGTGTTCATgtttttgtctaaacactctaggagacgatgaagaagaagagtttgagaaGAAGCCATTGATAGATTCTTCAACAGAGAAATCTGGGAAGGTCATGAGATTAAAAGATGTTGTAGCTGCTGATCATCGTCAGACTCTTGCCTTTCATCTTAAGCCTAAG ATAGTGGAGCTAAAGGTGTCAATGCATTGCTACGGATGTGCTAAGAAAGTCGAGAAGCATATTTCTAAATTAGACG GAGTGACATGGTACAAAGTGGAGCTTGAGAGCAAGAAGGTGGTGGTGAAGGGGAACATACTGCCAGTAGATGTGTTAGAGAGTATTTGTAAAGTCAAGAATGCTCAGCTTTGGCCTTCTTCTTAA
- the LOC104746981 gene encoding fe-S cluster assembly factor HCF101, chloroplastic isoform X1, which produces MYVKAPPLVYLLHPPQSLGDHPSFVFQSRRRRSNCCITTLLLSHKLFLHSQSSTRTRILKRVSQNLSVTKAVSAQAASSSSTGESVAKTLERDVLKALSQIIDPDFGTDIVSCGFVKDLGIDEALGEVSFRLELTTPACPVKDMFENRANEVVAALPWVKKVNVTMSAQPAKPIFAGQLPFGLSRISNIIAVSSCKGGVGKSTVAVNLAYTLAGMGARVGIFDADVYGPSLPTMVNPESRILEMNPETKTIIPTEYIGVKLVSFGFAGQGRAIMRGPMVSGVINQLLTTAEWGELDYLVIDMPPGTGDIQLTLCQVAPLTAAVIVTTPQKLAFIDVAKGVRMFSKLKVPCVAVVENMSHFDADGKRYYPFGKGSGSEVVKQFGIPHLFELPIRPTLSASGDSGTPEVVSDPLSDVARTFQDLGVCVVQQCAKIRQQVSTAVTYDKYLKAIRVKVPNSDEEFLLHPATVRRNDRSAQSVDEWTGEQKVQFGDVAEDIEPEDIRPMGNYAVSITWPDGFSQIAPYDQLETIERLVDVPPLSPVEV; this is translated from the exons ATGTATGTAAAAGCTCCTCCTCTAGTTTATCTTCTGCATCCTCCTCAGTCGTTGGGAGATCATCCTTCTTTCGTGTTTCagtccagaagaagaagaagcaattgtTGCATTACAACATTGCTACTTTCTCACAAGTTGTTTCTCCATTCTCAGTCTTCTACCAGGACAAGAATTCTCAAACGGGTCTCTCAGAATCTCTCCGTAACTAAAGCTGTTTCCGCTCAGG CagctagtagtagtagtactggTGAGAGTGTTGCCAAAACATTAGAAAGAGATGTGTTGAAGGCCCTGTCTCAGATCATTGATCCTGATTTTGGGACAGATATTGTTTCTTGTGGTTTTGTGAAAGATTTGGGGATTGATGAAGCTTTGGGAGAG GTTTCGTTCCGTTTGGAGCTCACAACACCGGCATGTCCAGTCAAGGACATG TTTGAGAACAGGGCAAATGAGGTAGTTGCAGCACTTCCATGGGTGAAGAAGGTCAATGTGACAATGTCAGCACAACCAGCCAAACCCATATTTGCAGGGCAGCTTCCCTTTGGTTTATCAAGAATTTCAAACATTATCGCTGTTTCAAGTTGCAAG GGTGGTGTTGGAAAATCAACAGTAGCGGTAAATCTTGCTTATACATTAGCTGGTATGGGTGCTAGAGTTGGCATCTTTGATGCTGATGTCTATGGTCCAAGTCTACCAACCATGGTCAATCCTGAGAGCCGTATACTGGAAATG AACCCAGAGACGAAGACCATCATTCCAACAGAATACATAGGGGTAAAGCTAGTCTCATTTGGATTTGCAGGACAAGGGCGTGCCATAATGAGAGGTCCTATGGTGTCTGGTGTTATTAACCAACTCCTTACAACAGCTGAATG GGGAGAGCTGGATTATCTTGTTATCGACATGCCTCCTGGAACTGGTGATATACAACTGACCTTATGCCAG GTTGCGCCATTGACAGCAGCGGTAATTGTAACCACCCCTCAAAAGTTGGCGTTTATTGATGTTGCGAAAGGTGTACGAATGTTCTCAAAACTgaag GTGCCTTGCGTTGCTGTTGTGGAGAATATGAGCCACTTTGACGCTGATGGGAAACGTTATTACCCTTTTGGGAAAGGTTCAGGTTCTGAG GTTGTTAAGCAATTTGGCATACCTCACCTCTTTGAGCTGCCCATTAGACCAACG TTATCTGCTTCAGGGGATAGCGGTACTCCTGAAGTAGTGTCGGATCCTCTAAGTGACGTTGCCAGAACGTTCCAAGATCTTGGTGTATGTGTAGTGCAACAATGCGCCAAGATACGCCAGCAAG TATCAACGGCTGTGACATACGACAAATACCTCAAGGCAATTAGAGTGAAGGTACCAAATTCAGACGAAGAGTTCTTACTCCACCCTGCAACTGTCAGAAGAAATGATCGATCTGCTCAAAGCGTG GATGAATGGACTGGAGAGCAAAAAGTTCAATTTGGGGATGTAGCAGAAGATATTGAACCTGAGGACATACGACCAATGGGAAATTACGCTGTCTCAATAACCTGGCCCGACGGGTTTAGCCAg ATTGCTCCATATGATCAGCTTGAAACAATTGAACGGCTAGTAGATGTTCCTCCATTATCTCCAGTCGAAGTCTGA
- the LOC104746981 gene encoding fe-S cluster assembly factor HCF101, chloroplastic isoform X3 produces MYVKAPPLVYLLHPPQSLGDHPSFVFQSRRRRSNCCITTLLLSHKLFLHSQSSTRTRILKRVSQNLSVTKAVSAQDIVSCGFVKDLGIDEALGEVSFRLELTTPACPVKDMFENRANEVVAALPWVKKVNVTMSAQPAKPIFAGQLPFGLSRISNIIAVSSCKGGVGKSTVAVNLAYTLAGMGARVGIFDADVYGPSLPTMVNPESRILEMNPETKTIIPTEYIGVKLVSFGFAGQGRAIMRGPMVSGVINQLLTTAEWGELDYLVIDMPPGTGDIQLTLCQVAPLTAAVIVTTPQKLAFIDVAKGVRMFSKLKVPCVAVVENMSHFDADGKRYYPFGKGSGSEVVKQFGIPHLFELPIRPTLSASGDSGTPEVVSDPLSDVARTFQDLGVCVVQQCAKIRQQVSTAVTYDKYLKAIRVKVPNSDEEFLLHPATVRRNDRSAQSVDEWTGEQKVQFGDVAEDIEPEDIRPMGNYAVSITWPDGFSQIAPYDQLETIERLVDVPPLSPVEV; encoded by the exons ATGTATGTAAAAGCTCCTCCTCTAGTTTATCTTCTGCATCCTCCTCAGTCGTTGGGAGATCATCCTTCTTTCGTGTTTCagtccagaagaagaagaagcaattgtTGCATTACAACATTGCTACTTTCTCACAAGTTGTTTCTCCATTCTCAGTCTTCTACCAGGACAAGAATTCTCAAACGGGTCTCTCAGAATCTCTCCGTAACTAAAGCTGTTTCCGCTCAGG ATATTGTTTCTTGTGGTTTTGTGAAAGATTTGGGGATTGATGAAGCTTTGGGAGAG GTTTCGTTCCGTTTGGAGCTCACAACACCGGCATGTCCAGTCAAGGACATG TTTGAGAACAGGGCAAATGAGGTAGTTGCAGCACTTCCATGGGTGAAGAAGGTCAATGTGACAATGTCAGCACAACCAGCCAAACCCATATTTGCAGGGCAGCTTCCCTTTGGTTTATCAAGAATTTCAAACATTATCGCTGTTTCAAGTTGCAAG GGTGGTGTTGGAAAATCAACAGTAGCGGTAAATCTTGCTTATACATTAGCTGGTATGGGTGCTAGAGTTGGCATCTTTGATGCTGATGTCTATGGTCCAAGTCTACCAACCATGGTCAATCCTGAGAGCCGTATACTGGAAATG AACCCAGAGACGAAGACCATCATTCCAACAGAATACATAGGGGTAAAGCTAGTCTCATTTGGATTTGCAGGACAAGGGCGTGCCATAATGAGAGGTCCTATGGTGTCTGGTGTTATTAACCAACTCCTTACAACAGCTGAATG GGGAGAGCTGGATTATCTTGTTATCGACATGCCTCCTGGAACTGGTGATATACAACTGACCTTATGCCAG GTTGCGCCATTGACAGCAGCGGTAATTGTAACCACCCCTCAAAAGTTGGCGTTTATTGATGTTGCGAAAGGTGTACGAATGTTCTCAAAACTgaag GTGCCTTGCGTTGCTGTTGTGGAGAATATGAGCCACTTTGACGCTGATGGGAAACGTTATTACCCTTTTGGGAAAGGTTCAGGTTCTGAG GTTGTTAAGCAATTTGGCATACCTCACCTCTTTGAGCTGCCCATTAGACCAACG TTATCTGCTTCAGGGGATAGCGGTACTCCTGAAGTAGTGTCGGATCCTCTAAGTGACGTTGCCAGAACGTTCCAAGATCTTGGTGTATGTGTAGTGCAACAATGCGCCAAGATACGCCAGCAAG TATCAACGGCTGTGACATACGACAAATACCTCAAGGCAATTAGAGTGAAGGTACCAAATTCAGACGAAGAGTTCTTACTCCACCCTGCAACTGTCAGAAGAAATGATCGATCTGCTCAAAGCGTG GATGAATGGACTGGAGAGCAAAAAGTTCAATTTGGGGATGTAGCAGAAGATATTGAACCTGAGGACATACGACCAATGGGAAATTACGCTGTCTCAATAACCTGGCCCGACGGGTTTAGCCAg ATTGCTCCATATGATCAGCTTGAAACAATTGAACGGCTAGTAGATGTTCCTCCATTATCTCCAGTCGAAGTCTGA
- the LOC104746983 gene encoding VIN3-like protein 1, which produces MDSSSTKSKISQSHRKNNKSHKKHESNGKQLSKKQQQQQQQEHEEEDVGGCLRSSWICKNASCRANVHKDESFCKRCSCCVCHSFDENKDPSLWLVCEPEKSDDVEFCGLSCHIECAFREQKLGLSSLGNLIELDGCFCCYSCGKVSQILGCWKKQLIAAKEARRRDVLCYRIDLSFRLLNGTSRFCELHEIVGAAKTVLEKEVGPLDELAARTDKGIVSRLPVAVEVQELCTAAIKKAEELSASTVRDSIPAACRFHFEDTAPTQVTFRLIELPSAIGNEVKGYKLWCFKKGEKFKDDLFVDCSRTERRMVISDLEPCTVYTFRVVSYTEAGIYGHSHATCFTKSVEILQSVGSKEKRITDSVGNDQPSDREEKSSISSRFQIAQLSKYVQLAEAQEEGLLEAFYDVDTEKICEPEEELPSSRRPHEFDLNMVSVPDLNEELTPPPDSSGGEDNGVPLHSLAEVDGDDCDDAVSNGRRKTNNNCMVISDGSGDDPEFDFLMTRKRKAISTSNDSENHECDSSPIDDTLEKCVKVIRWLEREGHIDKIFRVRFLTWFSLSSTAQEQSVVSTFVQTLEDDPSSLAGQLLDAFADVVSTKRPNNGVIISH; this is translated from the exons atggattCATCTTCAACGAAATCGAAGATCTCACAATCACACAGGAAGAACAACAAATCACACAAGAAGCACGAATCAAATGGGAAACAGCTtagcaagaaacaacaacaacaacaacagcaagaacatgaagaagaagatgttggtGGGTGTTTGAGATCATCATGGATCTGCAAGAACGCGTCTTGTAGAGCTAATGTGCATAAAGATGAATCCTTTTGCAAGAGGTGTTCTTGTTGCGTGTGCCATAGTTTCGATGAGAACAAGGATCCTAGTCTTTGGTTAGTTTGTGAACCTGAGAAATCAGATGATGTTGAGTTCTGTGGCTTATCGTGTCACATTGAGTGTGCTTTTAGAGAACAAAAACTTGGACTTTCTAGTCTTGGGAATCTGATTGAGCTTGATGGTTGTTTCTGCTGTTACTCTTGTGGCAAAGTTTCTCAAATTCTTGG ATGTTGGAAGAAGCAGCTTATAGCAGCTAAGGAAGCACGACGGCGTGATGTTCTGTGTTATAGGATAGATTTGAGTTTCAGACTTCTCAATGGGACTAGTCGGTTTTGTGAACTGCATGAGATTGTGGGAGCTGCTAAGACTGTGCTGGAAAAGGAAGTCGGGCCTCTTGATGAACTTGCTGCTAGAACTGATAAGGGCATTGTTAGTAGACTTCCTGTTGCAGTCGAGGTACAAGAGCTCTGTACCGCTGCAATTAAAAAGGCAGAGGAATTGTCAGCCAGTACAGTCAGAG attcaATTCCTGCTGCGTGCAGGTTTCATTTTGAGGATACTGCACCAACACAAGTGACTTTTCGTTTAATTGAGCTGCCTAGTGCTATAGGAAATGAGGTTAAGGGTTACAAGTTATGGTGTTTCAAGAAAGGAGAGAAGTTTAAGGATGATTTATTCGTTGATTGCAGTAGAACTGAGAGAAGGATGGTGATATCCGATCTTGAGCCTTGCACAGTGTACACATTCCGTGTTGTCTCTTACACAGAAGCTGGTATCTATGGCCATTCCCATGCTACATGCTTTACGAAGAGCGTTGAGATATTGCAATCAGTGGGTAGTAAGGAAAAGAGAATAACTGATTCAGTAGGTAATGATCAGCCTTCAGATAGAGAGGAGAAAAGTAGCATTTCCTCAAGATTCCAGATTGCGCAACTTTCCAAGTATGTGCAGTTGGCTGAAGCTCAGGAGGAAGGCTTGCTTGAGGCGTTTTACGATGTAGATACTGAGAAAATCTGTGAGCCAGAGGAAGAATTGCCATCTAGTAGACGGCCGCATGAGTTTGATCTAAATATGGTTTCAGTGCCAGACTTAAATGAGGAACTAACTCCTCCACCTGATTCATCTGGAGGTGAAGACAATGGAGTGCCATTACATTCGCTTGCTGAGGTTGATGGTGATGACTGTGATGATGCTGTCTCTAACGGTAGACGGAAGACGAACAACAACTGCATGGTGATATCAGATGGGAGTGGTGACGATCCTGAGTTTGATTTCCTCATGACCAGGAAGAGGAAAGCAATTTCTACCAGTAATGACTCAGAGAACCATGAATGTGATAGTTCGCCGATTGATGATACTCTTGAGAAATGTGTGAAGGTGATCAGGTGGTTGGAGCGCGAAGGCCACATCGATAAAATATTCAGGGTCAGGTTCTTGACATGGTTCAGCCTGAGCTCAACCGCTCAGGAGCAATCCGTTGTGAGTACATTTGTGCAGACTCTAGAGGATGATCCAAGCAGCCTTGCTGGGCAGCTTCTTGATGCATTTGCTGATGTTGTCTCCACCAAAAGGCCTAACAATGGAGTAATAATCTCACACTAA